In Flammeovirga kamogawensis, the sequence TTTAATAGCATTCGTTTTCGTTAAATCGTTTTCATATTTTTTAAGCATATTTTGGTACCCATCGTTTACGTCAAATGTTACCTCAAAGCTATTCATAATATCCATTTTTTTGTCTTCTACCATTTCGAAAGTAAAACCTTTCTTTTCGGCTAACGCTGTAAAACGTTCTTGATTTTCTGGCGTAACAGCAATAAATGTAGCTCCTTTTGCTTCAATCATGCTTAAAGAGTCTTGCACATTAATAAGGTGTTTTACGCAATAGGGGCACCAACTTCCTCTAAAGAAGTTAACAACAACAGGACCGTTCTTTAGTGCTTGGTCTAAAGAGTACGTTTTGTTGTTTTGATCTTTACCCTTAAAGTTTTTTACAGATTCTCCTACTTTTAAACCAGGCTGAAGAGTACCTACAGTAACACCGTATTTTTCATAAATAGCAGTTTCTTGTGCCGAAGTAATTTGAATACTTCCGATTAGGAATAAAATGATTAAAAGGTTTTTCATTACGAGTTGATTATTTAATGTTTGTGTTTAATTTTTGACTGACAGGTCAAATATAGTGATTGCTTTTTAAATTCATACTCTTTTTATTGATTTTTTTAGTAACATTGTAAAAACAATAACCAATACTATTTTAGATAGGGAGTATGAAAGTTGAAGGAAAAGTAG encodes:
- a CDS encoding peroxiredoxin family protein; protein product: MKNLLIILFLIGSIQITSAQETAIYEKYGVTVGTLQPGLKVGESVKNFKGKDQNNKTYSLDQALKNGPVVVNFFRGSWCPYCVKHLINVQDSLSMIEAKGATFIAVTPENQERFTALAEKKGFTFEMVEDKKMDIMNSFEVTFDVNDGYQNMLKKYENDLTKTNAIKKASLPVPATFIISQDGKIIARHYDPNYKVRMSVKDILNTLESI